TGTAAGTATTCTATTTGCACCTTTTTTACTTCCAATCATTTTGTTCTTTGTTACAAAAGAGAAGGAAGTAAAATATCATGCTAAACGTGCTTCTATTTCTCATCTAATTCCAACCGTTTTAGGGGCTGCTATATCAATATTCGCATTAATGAGCTTATTTACATTTAACGGAGCTGTTAACGGTGCTGTTTATAACCCATCTTACTTTACAAACTTTATGATTTGGATGTTTATTTATTTCATCATATCCTCTGCAATTGTTGTTTGGAATTTAATCCAAGCAGTTCGCGTTTTTCGTCAAAATACTTATGTTCAATAAAACGAGTCCAGCAAAGTTGGACTCGTTTTACTCATTTTAAGATAATTGACGTTTTACTATAACCTTCTTTTAATTTCTCTACTTGAAGAATTGCTGGCATAGCTGCTTTTAATTCGGCAACGTGAGAAATTACACCGATCATTCTCCCTGATTTTTGTAAATCGATTAATGTATCGATGGCTTTTATCAACGATTCTTCATCAAGAGAGCCAAACCCCTCATCTATAAACATCGTATCTATTCTTACATTTCCCTGATAGCTTTGTATAACATCTGCTAACCCTAAAGCAAGACATAATGAAGCATTAAACTTTTCTCCACCTGATAATGATTTTACGTCCCTAGATTGCCCAGTATACGTATCATAAACATCCAAGCTTAATCCACTTTGACGTCCGTGAGATTCCTGTCTATCTGAGCACTGGAGATAAAACTGACCATTTGATAGGTTTTTTAATCGTATGTTGGCAGCTTCAGTTATTTGCTCTAAATAGCCCATCTGAACATACCGTTCAAATGAAACTTTTTTGTTGTTTTGACCGCGTAATACATTATATAAATTAACGATTTGATTCGAAGTTTCTTCAAGGTCAACAATTTCTTGTCCGATGTGTTGAAGCTTGTTTAGATAATCTAAACAAATTTGTTCAATATTTTTTGATTCATTTAGTATTTGATGTGCTCTTTCATAATCCCTTTTTAATCCGTCTAGTTCCTCTTGCGCTTCTTTTAAATCTATTTTTTCCTTACCATCTAATTGTTCTTTTTCTATTTTTACTTGTTCAGTTAATGAATGAAGTACCTTCGTAAAATTTAAGTATTGATCATATAAATGTTTCTGTTCTAAGTCAGTACGTTTTGATCGAATAAAGTCATCGATACTTTCAAATCTAGCACTTTTTAAAGCGTCCCTAAATTGTGCTTCGTGTTTTTTTAGATTTTTGATAGCTTCCTCTACTCGCAGTGAAGTGAGCTTTAAGTTTTCTTCAGTAGTAGCGACCTCTGTTAGGGAAGATTGGTATTGCTTTTGAGCAATTTCCCACTGTTGCTCAAGAGACTTTTTATCCTTTAGAGCCAATTGTAATGCCCCTTGGAGTTCACTAAGCGTCTTCAATTCAACAGGAATCGATAATTGCTTTTGTTCTAATATTGTTTTTTGTTGTATGTGTTGGTTAATTTTTTCGTTATACTGCTGTTCCCACATTTTAAATTGTGATTCAAGCGTCTGTTCCTCTTGTAAAATAACTTTTAACTGCTTTCGTTTAGTTGAAAGAAGTTCATTTTCCTTTTGTATCTTCTCGAGTTTTAGGCTTATTTCAGTATATTTTTCAAATAATAATGCTTGGTCTTCAATTTTTACATTATTGCTTTCTAATGTACTTTTTATATTTTCTAATTGTGTATTTGTTGCAT
Above is a genomic segment from Lysinibacillus sp. PLM2 containing:
- a CDS encoding membrane protein; the encoded protein is MFNPKTLSALSYVSILFAPFLLPIILFFVTKEKEVKYHAKRASISHLIPTVLGAAISIFALMSLFTFNGAVNGAVYNPSYFTNFMIWMFIYFIISSAIVVWNLIQAVRVFRQNTYVQ